The genomic segment TCGCGGTCTGGCCCGCGGTCCACTGCGGCAGCTCGGCCGCGCGCCACTTGCCCTTACCGGCCGGGGCGCTGGTGACGAAGTTGGCGGGCATCCAGGCGCCGGTGGCCACGGTGGCGATCGAGCCGTTGCCCATGCCCTGGAACCACTGGTCGCTCCACGAGCTGACCGGGGCCAGCAGCTTCTCGCTGATCAGGGCCTGCCACACCTTGACGAACTCCTGCGAGCCCGCGTCGTTGAAGTTGATCGTGACGTTGGTGCCGTCGACCTGGTACGGCTTGCCGCCGGCCTGCCAGATGAGGCTGGTGGTCAGGCCCGCGTCGCCGGTGTCGTTGGTGATGTAGACCTTGGGGTCGGCGGCGTGCAGCTTACGGGCGGCCTCGAGGTACTCGGTCCACGTCTTGGGGACCTCGATCTTGTACTTGTCGAAGACTTCCTTGTTGTAGTACAGCGCCATCGGGCCGGAGTCCATGGGCAGGCCGTAGACGCCGCCGCCGGAGTTGACCGAGTTCCACGGGCCGGGGTTGAAGTCGGCCTTGAGGCTCTCCGCGCCGTACGACTTGAGGTCGGTCAGCGCCTTGCCGATGGCGAACTGCGGCAGCGCGTAGTACTCGATCTGCCCGACGTCCGGCACACCCTTGCCCGCGGCGATCGCGTTCTGCAGGGCGGTGTATTGCTTGTCGCCGGTGCCCGCGTTGACCAGGTCGACCTTGACGTTCGGGTACTTCTCCTGGAACTTCGTGACGACGTCCTTCAGCGTGGGCTCCCACGCCCACACCGTCAGGGTGCCGCCCTTCTCCAGGGCCGCGGTGACGTCGGCCTCGGAGACGCCTGAGCCGCCGGACGAGCCGGTGGACGAGTCGTCGCCGCCACCACCACAGGCGGCGAGGGCGAGGACGGCGGCCGAGGCAACGGCCGCCACCTTCAGAAATCGGGACATGTGCTGCCCTTTCAGAGCGGGAGGGTGATTTATTCCTTGACGGAGCCGGCGGCCAGGCCGGACTGCCAGTAGCGCTGCAGCGATAGGAACGCCGCCAGCAGCAGGACGACGGTGATGAGCGAACCCGTGATGACCAGGTTGAAGACGGCCTCGCCGCCCGCGGTCGCGGCCTGCGCGTTCCACGAGTTCAGGCCGACGGTCAGCGGATACCAGTCGGGGTTCTTCAGCATGATCAGCGGCAGGAAGTAGTTGTTCATGGTCGCGACCATGGTGAACAGCAGCGTGGTGACGATGCCGGGCATGAGCAGCGGCACGCTGAGGCGGAACAGCGTGCGGAACTCGCCGGCCCCGTCGACGCGGGCCGCCTCGAGCATCTCGGTCGGCACGGCCTGGGCGGCGAAGGTCCACATCAGGTACAGGCCGAACGGCGAGATCAGGGACGGGATGATCACGGCCCAGGGGGTGTTGGTCAGGCCCATCTTGCTGAACATCAGGAACGTCGGCACGGCGAGCGCGGTCGGCGGGACGGCCACCGCGCCGATGACGATCGCGAAGACCGCCTTCTTGCCCACGAAGTCGAACTTGGCCAGGCCGTAGCCCGCGAGCAGGGCCAGGAACGTCGCCCCGCCCGCGCCGGCCACCACGTAGATCAGCGTGTTGCCGAGCCAGCGCAGGAAGATGCCGTCGTTGTACGTGAACGTGTCGGCGATGTTGCTGAACAGCGCGAACTTGCCGTCGTCGAACCACAGCCCGAACGAGCTGAACAGCCCGTCCTGCGTCTTGGTGGAGTTGATCAGCAGCCAGATCAGCGGGAACAGCGAGTACAGGGCGACCAGCGCGGTGAGCACGGTCAGCACGACGCTGCCCTGGCGGCGCGGCTTCTTCGACGACAGCGTGACCGGCTTCGCCGTACGGGTGGGGGTCTTCGGCACCGAAGTCGTCGTCATCAGAGGTCCTTCGTCCCGCGCAGCTGCACCACGTAGGCGACGATCATGGTGATCACGGCCATGATGACCGCGACCGCCGCTGAGTAGTTGATCTGCTGGCCCGAGAAGGTCAGCGAGTACGCGTAGAAGTTCGGCGTGAAGTACGTGGTGATCGCGTTGGGCGCCAGGTTGCGCAGGATGGCCGGCTCGTTGAAGAGCTGGAAGCTGCCGATGATCGAGAAGATCGTGGCGATGACCAGCGCGCCCCGGATGGCCGGGAGCTTGATCGA from the Paractinoplanes abujensis genome contains:
- a CDS encoding ABC transporter substrate-binding protein, with the protein product MSRFLKVAAVASAAVLALAACGGGGDDSSTGSSGGSGVSEADVTAALEKGGTLTVWAWEPTLKDVVTKFQEKYPNVKVDLVNAGTGDKQYTALQNAIAAGKGVPDVGQIEYYALPQFAIGKALTDLKSYGAESLKADFNPGPWNSVNSGGGVYGLPMDSGPMALYYNKEVFDKYKIEVPKTWTEYLEAARKLHAADPKVYITNDTGDAGLTTSLIWQAGGKPYQVDGTNVTINFNDAGSQEFVKVWQALISEKLLAPVSSWSDQWFQGMGNGSIATVATGAWMPANFVTSAPAGKGKWRAAELPQWTAGQTASAENGGSALSIMDKGANKELAYGFLKFANDGDGVQIRVDGGAFPATSKTLADPAWLGDEFEYFGGQKANEIFAKSAQNVVTGWSYLPFQVYSNSVFNDTAGKAYVSGTTLADGLKAWQDQSAKYGNEQGFTVK
- a CDS encoding carbohydrate ABC transporter permease; translated protein: MTTTSVPKTPTRTAKPVTLSSKKPRRQGSVVLTVLTALVALYSLFPLIWLLINSTKTQDGLFSSFGLWFDDGKFALFSNIADTFTYNDGIFLRWLGNTLIYVVAGAGGATFLALLAGYGLAKFDFVGKKAVFAIVIGAVAVPPTALAVPTFLMFSKMGLTNTPWAVIIPSLISPFGLYLMWTFAAQAVPTEMLEAARVDGAGEFRTLFRLSVPLLMPGIVTTLLFTMVATMNNYFLPLIMLKNPDWYPLTVGLNSWNAQAATAGGEAVFNLVITGSLITVVLLLAAFLSLQRYWQSGLAAGSVKE